The DNA segment ACAGGCGTTTTGGGTAAAGTGGAGGCTATCAGTTGGCGTAAACGGGGCCTCACTTCATTCGTGGTTAATATAGCAGCCGAAGCTTGTTCATTCGTCAGGAGCGCTGAAATGGCTTGTTTGATATGGGCTGCATCTGTTGCAGGAAGTATATCGGCCAGCAATTGTCTTTCAATATCGGGATCGAGCAGGTATACAGGAAGAACGCTTTGACCTTGGGTATGCTTGTGGCTGATATAATGCTTCAGGTTTGTTCGCACAAAACTACAGGTATTAACCGGGTCGTTCAGCCAGCTTGCCCCTGGTTCATGCCGGGTGGTCAGGCGCACATCAAAAACAATGTACTCCTGTCCGTCAGCTACCACATAATCAAATTCCAATATAGATTGAAGTATTTGCGGCAGGTGACGGATCGATATCTCTTCTGCTACCAGCAGGCGCAGTACCCGGGTAATAAATACGGCTGATCGCTTTACCCTGGCATCCCGCACCAGGTCGGGAAAAGCAGCCGCCAGTTTATTCAGCCAGGAACCAACAGAGGAGCAGGTAATAAAAAAAGAAGCATGATCACGCAACAACCTGGCCGTAGCCTGCGTAATAAACGTCCAGGGCGACACTGGTTGCAAGCCTTTCACAGGCAGGAACAACACATCATTCAACTGTACCTGGAAATAAGCATCCGGCAAACCATTGTTCATCACGAATCTTATTTCAGGATACAAAATGCCCAGTTCATAGAACAGGTCCTCTCTCATATACTTAAACACATGCTTATCATTGTCCGTCAAATGCTGATTAAGTTTATCGAACCAGTCTTCCGGAAAATGAATAGCAATAGTGCTGGCCGAAAACCGGTTGATCAGGTTTTCAGCCAGTACGTCTGCCGGCCATTCACACCTTAGGCTCTCATTAAATACCTCACAAAGGCGTTGCTGGTCAGTCAGCCCAATCCCTTGTTTAAGTACTGTCTGTAATACGTCTGTAAAATCATCCGGTACTACAGCCGATGGATAAAGGCTTTTCCAGGCAACTGTTGCAGCGTCTTCGTTAATGAGCAAATGCCGGTTATAAATAAGGACCTGTTCTATAAATACAGTAATAAATTGCTGCACTTCCCCTGCGGTACTTTTCATTAACTCGGCTGTCAGGGCAGCCGGGGAAAATACTTGCGCTATAGGGCTTTGCCGGCAATAATAAAACACCTGCGAAGGCAGGTCCGCCGGGTAATCGGCTTCTCTGGAGTGAATAAAGCAGGCAGGTACATCCGGTGATAGTGCTGACTCAATAGTAGCCTGTAGGCGCCAGTCTGGTAACAGAAAATAACCTTGTACCCTGCCCACTGCTTTCAGCACTTCCTGTGTTGTTGCTTCCCGGCCGGCAAGATCAAATAATGCTTTCGATATACGAATCAGGATCATAATCAGGAGCTTTGGGTATAATGTTTCTGCCCGCCCGATGGAGCATTAATATTTTGACTAAGGCCTTCTACATCATATTGAGGTGCATTCATGGGTTTCTTGGCTTGTGAATGAACCTGCTCAGTCTTTAAAGGCATGCCACATTGTGTGCAAAAGCGCTGCGACAGCGTATTAATTACAGTGGCGCAGTGCGGACACCTGCTGACATCGTTTTCAGTAATAGTATCGTTCTGGCTTACATTGGTCGGGATATTATTGGTCCTTTCATCAATATTCTCGTTCACCGATAGGAAATAAACATCCGGAAACTCCAGCTTAAAAGCTTTTTTTGCATAATACCGGCACCTGTCATCTGCTACCAATACCGTATCCACCTTTTCCGCTTCAATGAAACCCCTGAAATCCGACAACAGGCTTTGTATACTGGCAGGCAACATGGCCAGGGTGCCCCGGCTGCCGGATTCAACAATATTTTCCCGGATAGTTGCTTCAAACGCTTCAGGAAGTTTCTTTTCAAGCAGCCCCACCCTGTTAGCCGGCAAGTCTGTCTTCAGGGCAACCCTTAAAGAACAGATGGTTGGCAGCAGGTCTTCACGCTCCAGGTCATCCGCACTAAGCGACAAAATAATAGTCCTTGCATCTGTCAGGGGCACCTGTTCAGATAACAATGCCTTAATAACCTTATTAAAACTCATTCTACGGGTAATATTCTCCTGGGGAAAAAGCGCTGAAATACGGTCTTTGATATCCGGATGCTTTTCACCCCAGCCAGTCAGCAGGACCTGTACATCCTGTAGGGTAGTAAACTCGGTAAGATACTTGCTCACAAGCATCTTTAAGTGATCCAGTATAAACCGGAAATAATCGTATACGGCTATTCCCCTGTTTTTCAGTAGTGTCTCATATTGCCGGTCTACCCAATAAGCGTCATCATAACCCAGCACTGTATTGGAGTCCTGTATCTTATTATATCCCTCGGCCGGGAGCTGAAGTGAAGCAAGCGTTTCGGGCGGAAGGATAGGGCAGTAGGCACAATCCGGCTTCACATAATTCAAGACCAGCGGTATCTCATTCAGCATAATAATATAACTATTCTGCGGCAGCGCATCTTCATTCGAGCGCACACGTACGCCTGGTATAGAAATGCCAAAAGCAGCTTTGATCTCTTCGCGCATGCGGGGAATATCTTCTTTAATATAACTCCATTCATTAGAGGCATCCGGGGGTACAAGATGTGCCGCAATCTCTACTATTAAAGGGGTTACAATATGATAAACATCCGGCTTGAAGTCCAGTTTAAATGTCTTTCTGTGTAACTGGGCAAACAACAACTGGAACAGCGTTGCTGTTGCTTCAGGCAAGATGCTGGAAGCAGCGGTCATTTGCTGGTACAATAGCTTAATAGACGTACTATCTTCTTCAGCAATAATAATTTCCTCCATCCTCTTATTAATATTTTCCGCCGTATATACCTCACACCTGTCCGGTGGAAGCAGTTGGAGGTAGGCTTTCAGGGAGGCTATTGCATCCTGTTCAGCAGCGTACAACCGGGCAAGTGTGGCAATGAATGCCCGCCATCCCATCGTTCCGGGAGCATAATGCCGGTTATACCTCAATAGCTGGTCAATTTCCTCCCATACTGTATTGGGCTGTGATCGTTGCTGAAGCTTTTCACGGAGGGCTTTTGTCCATATACCATATTCATTATGCAGAAACCGGTCAGGTTCATCATTCGTTTCTCCTTCTTCTTTTCCAAAAGCAGTATACAATGTTCGAAGTTCCTGCTCCAGGGCGCGTAAATCATGAAACCCCGTAGGGGCATTAACATATTGGGTAAAATAAGGATCGGCTTTTTGCCATTCGCCTTTCAGTAAATAGGCATGGAAAAGATGATAAGCTGCTTCCTGTTTATAATCATCATCCTCCCATAATCGCAGGCTCCGGGCAATGCATTCTTCATAATGCCCCAACATCCACAGGGCTGTGGTGACGGCCGGATATTCCTTGCGCATCATATCCTCTTCCTTCTTGTCAAAGATCCATTGGGCATCGGCCTGGGCCTGATCAGGTAACTGCAAATGCCAGTAAGTAAGCATGCGCATATACCGGGTCCATACATCATCTTCTCTTGATTTGAGGCGGCTATCAAAATAGGGCAGCGCCTGGTCATATTGGCGTAAATAATAGAACCTGTATCCCCGCCAGCTATCATACACATTATCGGGCGTTTCCAGCTTATCCAGGTAATCAAGAGATTCATCCATCATGCCCGAATCCAGCAAGGCGGCCAGTTTTTCTTCCTGGGTCGCATTATCATCTGGTTTTAAGGCTTCTGCCTGGTTTAAAACAAGCAAAGCATTGGCAGGCAGGCCTGCCACGCGTAAGTGGCGGCCAAGTATAGAGAGGTTAAAATAATCTTTATTGCCAGACAAAACACTTTGTTCCGCGTAATACACGGCTTTACGGGCTGCCGAAATAAAACTTTCTTCTCCAAAATCACCTTCTGCTTCAGCAAGCCTTGCCCTTGTTACATAGGCCCAGGCTTCAGAGCTGTCCGGCAACTTCTCCCGCATGCCGGCTTCCCAATAGGCAATGCCTTTTGTCAGTAAGGCTTTTTGTTGTTCCGGCTCCAGGCGCGACCCTGGAGATTTTAATAACATAAAGCAATTATCCGCCGCATACCAATAGGCATTCGTATGGTGCGAATTGCATAAGACCCCTTTTTCAAAAACAGGAGCTGCCTGGTCATAATTCCCTTGCCAGTACAGCCGCTTCCCCGCCTCCACATAATCATCTGCCGCTTCCTGTACTTTACCCATGCGCTGCAAAATATCTGCCTTCACCAGGTAGCCATACAGAATAGGATAAGTATTGCATCCTTTAATATCATCATTGATGGCCTTTACCACAAACGCACAGGCCGTGGCAAGGGACGATTGATTGGTTTTCGTTTTTAATACACAGGCAATAAAAAGACTTTCATTCGCTGTCGGAGCAGTGGCTTTTACTACCTCCGGCTTTTGGGCCGCCAGAAAATTGTCCGGCAACTCTTCCAACAACTTTTCTCCAATGGACAGGTCCGACAGGCACTCGATCAGAATGCGCGCTTTGAGGTACTTGAAAGCGGCATGATGGGGATACGCCGTCAATCCTTTATTCACAACAAACAGGGCCGTATCTGGCTCATTCTTTAGCAACAACGCCTGTGCCTTGATCAGTAGTCCGTCTTCCTGCAGCTCGTCGGCATACAACAGTCGCTCTGCCTCAGCAATCGCCTGGGCTGGTTTATTCAATTGTATAAAACATTTACCGCGGGTCTTGTGTACCAGGCCTTTCAGAAAAGAGTGACCGAAGGTTAATCCTTCTGTATGTTGCAGGGCAGCTTCATAATCCCCTTTTTCAAGGAACAATACCGCCTTACGTAAATTAATAGAATGTTGCCTTTCTGTGCCCGGGTGGTTATCCGAAAGCTGGTTAAAGATCTCCAGGGCGCGTTGCGTATCATTCATGCGCCGGTAAAGCTCTCCTAAATTTTCCAGCGCATACAGGTGCCGCGGGTTATGTTCTGTTACTGCTTTAAAATTCGCTTCAGCCCGCGGCAGTTCTTTTTTGGACAGCATATAACACCGACCCTCAAAAAGTAATAATTCAGGCAACGTATGCTCGGGAAGTAAAGGCTTCAACGCGTTAAAGCGGCTGATAACACTTTCCAGGAAAGCATAATGCTGAGTGGCCAACTGTTCTGACAATGTATGTTGCGCCCTCACAATAATATCCGCAGGATGTTCCGGGTCTTTTTCAAACGACTCAGTATAATGCGCCAATGCCTCCTTCTCTTCTTCAAGGGTCTGCAAAGTACGGCCCATAGCATAATGCAGTTCATACAAAGGAACACCTTCATGCTTATTCACAGTAATAGCCTGTTCAAAATGCCCCCGGGCTGTCTTATAATCTTGCTGGTTGAACCAATACCGCCCCAATTCATAGTACATCCGGTCAAGGGGAAGTATCTTCTGTTCAAACTGGTGCATGTAAGCTGGTTTTAAAAATTAAATGCAATAACTATTCACTGACTAATAATAGTATCCTCTTTGCCGCAGAATGGGCAGTGCGTTTTATCATGGAACGATGTGAACTCTGCTGGTAATTGCT comes from the Paraflavitalea devenefica genome and includes:
- a CDS encoding FHIPEP family type III secretion protein → MILIRISKALFDLAGREATTQEVLKAVGRVQGYFLLPDWRLQATIESALSPDVPACFIHSREADYPADLPSQVFYYCRQSPIAQVFSPAALTAELMKSTAGEVQQFITVFIEQVLIYNRHLLINEDAATVAWKSLYPSAVVPDDFTDVLQTVLKQGIGLTDQQRLCEVFNESLRCEWPADVLAENLINRFSASTIAIHFPEDWFDKLNQHLTDNDKHVFKYMREDLFYELGILYPEIRFVMNNGLPDAYFQVQLNDVLFLPVKGLQPVSPWTFITQATARLLRDHASFFITCSSVGSWLNKLAAAFPDLVRDARVKRSAVFITRVLRLLVAEEISIRHLPQILQSILEFDYVVADGQEYIVFDVRLTTRHEPGASWLNDPVNTCSFVRTNLKHYISHKHTQGQSVLPVYLLDPDIERQLLADILPATDAAHIKQAISALLTNEQASAAILTTNEVRPRLRQLIASTLPKTPVLAYQELAASMNIKPLERITLP
- a CDS encoding FHIPEP family type III secretion protein → MHQFEQKILPLDRMYYELGRYWFNQQDYKTARGHFEQAITVNKHEGVPLYELHYAMGRTLQTLEEEKEALAHYTESFEKDPEHPADIIVRAQHTLSEQLATQHYAFLESVISRFNALKPLLPEHTLPELLLFEGRCYMLSKKELPRAEANFKAVTEHNPRHLYALENLGELYRRMNDTQRALEIFNQLSDNHPGTERQHSINLRKAVLFLEKGDYEAALQHTEGLTFGHSFLKGLVHKTRGKCFIQLNKPAQAIAEAERLLYADELQEDGLLIKAQALLLKNEPDTALFVVNKGLTAYPHHAAFKYLKARILIECLSDLSIGEKLLEELPDNFLAAQKPEVVKATAPTANESLFIACVLKTKTNQSSLATACAFVVKAINDDIKGCNTYPILYGYLVKADILQRMGKVQEAADDYVEAGKRLYWQGNYDQAAPVFEKGVLCNSHHTNAYWYAADNCFMLLKSPGSRLEPEQQKALLTKGIAYWEAGMREKLPDSSEAWAYVTRARLAEAEGDFGEESFISAARKAVYYAEQSVLSGNKDYFNLSILGRHLRVAGLPANALLVLNQAEALKPDDNATQEEKLAALLDSGMMDESLDYLDKLETPDNVYDSWRGYRFYYLRQYDQALPYFDSRLKSREDDVWTRYMRMLTYWHLQLPDQAQADAQWIFDKKEEDMMRKEYPAVTTALWMLGHYEECIARSLRLWEDDDYKQEAAYHLFHAYLLKGEWQKADPYFTQYVNAPTGFHDLRALEQELRTLYTAFGKEEGETNDEPDRFLHNEYGIWTKALREKLQQRSQPNTVWEEIDQLLRYNRHYAPGTMGWRAFIATLARLYAAEQDAIASLKAYLQLLPPDRCEVYTAENINKRMEEIIIAEEDSTSIKLLYQQMTAASSILPEATATLFQLLFAQLHRKTFKLDFKPDVYHIVTPLIVEIAAHLVPPDASNEWSYIKEDIPRMREEIKAAFGISIPGVRVRSNEDALPQNSYIIMLNEIPLVLNYVKPDCAYCPILPPETLASLQLPAEGYNKIQDSNTVLGYDDAYWVDRQYETLLKNRGIAVYDYFRFILDHLKMLVSKYLTEFTTLQDVQVLLTGWGEKHPDIKDRISALFPQENITRRMSFNKVIKALLSEQVPLTDARTIILSLSADDLEREDLLPTICSLRVALKTDLPANRVGLLEKKLPEAFEATIRENIVESGSRGTLAMLPASIQSLLSDFRGFIEAEKVDTVLVADDRCRYYAKKAFKLEFPDVYFLSVNENIDERTNNIPTNVSQNDTITENDVSRCPHCATVINTLSQRFCTQCGMPLKTEQVHSQAKKPMNAPQYDVEGLSQNINAPSGGQKHYTQSS